In one window of Pelosinus sp. IPA-1 DNA:
- a CDS encoding spore germination protein has protein sequence MEKNTVSKIVSDMANLLLFQPPKEPNPFVLDETEYDTEERNNFSSSALQERSREMEFLLDYARGLKEFLNKTIKTLQNSPETGVIETVKKDFEKIETQWTEIKEILLENRSTDGMYNNSVVSTSLDGNEKILEIIYNLPINKDIVIRKISIATQPRIQVMMVFMDGLIDKKVVNLSILGPLLFMQERKEKLEGDDLIGSIMEKCLPSGQATRINSFVEVQQGINTGDAILFFEGSNEAVAVEAKGYEHRSIGKPETEQSVRGSQNAFTEVLRVNTALIRTMLHASDLVTEMIPVGARGNSNCAVMYIKSIANEQLVSEVKRRIKGIRVDFIADSGILEHLIVDDPRSPFPQTLSTERPDRMAVHLVEGRVGILVDGSPFGHIVPVSIFTLMHASDDFSLNLYYTNMLRIIRWFSAMLSLLLPALYLAISTFHQEAIPTDLLLSITAARAQVPFPTIIEILLMEISFELIREGGLRIPGILGSTIGIVGALILGQTAVTAKIVSPMMVIVIAVTGLASYSIPDYRLASAFRLFRFLFIALAMGMGLIGIACGLLVLVAIISSMKSFGMPYLTPVAPKTVYGGDVVLRSPVYQQPRRPDELNTKDPVRQETISRMWTKKRRKGDKDE, from the coding sequence ATGGAGAAAAATACGGTTAGTAAGATAGTTTCTGATATGGCAAACTTGCTACTGTTTCAACCACCCAAAGAGCCTAATCCTTTTGTTCTTGATGAAACAGAGTATGATACGGAGGAAAGGAATAATTTCTCGTCATCAGCCTTACAAGAACGTAGTCGTGAGATGGAATTTTTATTGGATTATGCTAGAGGTTTAAAAGAATTTCTCAATAAAACAATAAAAACCTTGCAGAATAGCCCAGAGACTGGAGTAATAGAAACCGTCAAAAAAGATTTTGAAAAAATAGAGACTCAGTGGACAGAAATAAAAGAAATACTTCTTGAGAATCGCAGTACGGATGGTATGTATAATAATTCTGTTGTAAGCACCAGTCTAGATGGAAACGAAAAAATCTTAGAAATCATCTACAATTTGCCCATAAACAAAGATATTGTAATTCGAAAAATTAGCATTGCGACCCAGCCTAGAATACAAGTCATGATGGTATTTATGGATGGCTTAATTGATAAAAAAGTTGTGAATCTGTCAATTCTAGGACCCTTATTATTTATGCAAGAGCGGAAGGAAAAGCTAGAAGGGGACGATTTAATCGGTTCTATTATGGAAAAATGCTTGCCCAGTGGACAAGCTACACGAATCAACAGCTTTGTAGAGGTACAACAGGGAATTAACACGGGCGATGCCATCTTATTTTTTGAAGGTAGTAATGAAGCGGTGGCTGTAGAAGCAAAAGGCTATGAACACCGTAGTATTGGTAAACCGGAAACAGAACAGTCGGTACGTGGTTCACAAAACGCCTTTACTGAAGTATTGCGTGTTAATACGGCATTAATTCGAACTATGCTGCATGCTAGTGACCTTGTAACAGAAATGATTCCCGTAGGGGCTCGGGGAAATTCCAATTGTGCGGTAATGTATATAAAATCAATTGCCAATGAACAGCTTGTTTCAGAAGTAAAAAGGCGGATTAAAGGAATTCGTGTAGATTTCATTGCAGATTCAGGTATCTTAGAACATTTGATTGTAGATGATCCTCGCAGTCCCTTCCCTCAGACTCTGTCAACAGAACGACCGGATCGAATGGCGGTGCACTTAGTAGAAGGACGGGTCGGAATTTTAGTTGATGGTAGTCCTTTTGGCCATATTGTACCTGTTTCCATATTTACTTTAATGCATGCTTCTGATGACTTTAGTTTAAATCTTTATTATACCAATATGCTTCGAATCATTCGCTGGTTTAGCGCCATGTTGTCCTTATTACTACCAGCCTTATATCTGGCAATTAGCACTTTTCATCAGGAGGCAATACCAACGGACTTACTGTTATCCATTACAGCTGCCAGGGCACAAGTACCTTTTCCTACTATTATAGAAATCTTGCTAATGGAAATCTCCTTTGAGCTGATTCGTGAAGGGGGACTTCGTATTCCTGGTATCTTAGGATCAACGATTGGTATCGTAGGTGCATTGATTTTAGGGCAAACGGCAGTTACGGCAAAGATTGTAAGTCCCATGATGGTAATTGTCATTGCAGTGACGGGCCTAGCCTCCTATAGTATCCCAGATTATCGCTTAGCCTCTGCTTTTCGCTTATTTCGATTTCTATTTATCGCATTAGCAATGGGGATGGGTCTTATTGGAATTGCTTGTGGTCTCCTGGTTTTAGTTGCGATTATCTCTTCAATGAAATCTTTTGGTATGCCTTATTTGACACCTGTAGCACCAAAGACGGTATATGGTGGAGATGTAGTTCTCAGAAGCCCTGTTTACCAGCAGCCAAGAAGACCTGATGAACTCAATACAAAGGACCCTGTAAGGCAAGAAACTATTAGTAGAATGTGGACTAAAAAGCGAAGAAAAGGGGATAAGGATGAATAG
- a CDS encoding Ger(x)C family spore germination protein, whose translation MYLRLIVGIILVGVSMVLSGCNGARESNEVAYIIAMGLDKAEEKGMVTVTYKIAKPSVEGSKEPGGDAFLISNTAVTIAESLNLLNSIIAAKPSLSHTKVLVLGEELSRQGLTDIWGSLFRYREYRGSMFVLIARGTAKQFLEESKPTTNMSPAKYFETVLISGEESGYFLRTSFHQFYHRLKSRSSQPYATLVAINPQSGKGQIAVPKVPGGKINGYIAGEIPREGGTSAEFAGTAIFSGDKMVGMLSTTETRMLSMLLGAYHRGFLSVEDPLDPKSYVNVYLRLGSSPKIKATLEDGHPLITVKILLEGEFTNITSGINYEEDSYLKLVESQINNVLQEEMVNFIKHTQELNSDVAGFGYYMHPLFSNMQDFLDYNWNEKYNQAEVHVEINTKIRRTGLMLRTVPMEIIEKGE comes from the coding sequence ATGTACCTCCGTTTAATTGTAGGGATTATTTTAGTGGGGGTGTCTATGGTGCTTTCTGGCTGTAATGGGGCGCGAGAAAGCAATGAGGTTGCTTATATTATTGCTATGGGCCTTGATAAAGCAGAGGAAAAAGGAATGGTTACAGTAACATACAAGATCGCTAAACCCAGTGTAGAAGGTAGTAAAGAACCTGGAGGAGATGCCTTTCTAATCAGCAATACAGCAGTAACCATAGCCGAATCACTTAATCTGCTTAATTCTATAATCGCAGCTAAGCCTTCACTCTCGCATACGAAAGTATTAGTGCTAGGAGAAGAATTATCCAGGCAGGGATTAACGGATATTTGGGGGTCTCTGTTTCGGTATCGGGAATATCGTGGATCAATGTTTGTTTTAATAGCACGTGGTACAGCTAAACAGTTTTTAGAGGAAAGCAAGCCTACTACAAATATGTCACCCGCTAAGTATTTTGAAACCGTGCTTATTTCAGGAGAGGAATCAGGTTATTTTCTGCGTACTAGCTTTCATCAATTTTACCACCGGCTTAAAAGCAGAAGTTCTCAACCTTATGCCACGTTAGTTGCCATCAATCCACAATCTGGTAAAGGGCAGATTGCCGTGCCCAAAGTTCCCGGCGGCAAGATCAATGGCTACATTGCGGGAGAGATCCCCCGTGAAGGGGGAACTTCTGCAGAGTTTGCAGGTACTGCCATATTTTCTGGAGATAAAATGGTGGGAATGCTAAGCACAACGGAAACCCGTATGTTATCAATGTTATTAGGTGCATACCACCGTGGATTTTTATCCGTAGAAGATCCTCTTGACCCTAAATCTTATGTAAACGTTTATTTGCGATTAGGTTCCTCTCCTAAAATTAAAGCGACCCTAGAGGATGGTCATCCCCTAATTACTGTTAAGATCTTACTGGAAGGTGAATTTACCAATATTACATCGGGGATTAACTACGAGGAAGATAGTTATTTAAAGTTAGTAGAATCTCAGATAAATAATGTTTTACAAGAAGAAATGGTCAATTTTATTAAACATACCCAAGAGCTTAACTCGGATGTCGCAGGATTCGGCTATTACATGCACCCCCTATTTTCCAATATGCAAGATTTCTTGGATTATAACTGGAATGAAAAATACAATCAGGCAGAAGTGCATGTTGAAATCAACACGAAAATTCGTCGCACTGGTTTGATGCTTAGAACCGTTCCGATGGAAATAATCGAAAAAGGAGAATAA
- a CDS encoding spore germination protein: MKRLKCSKIRKLSADRPEASVQLAKKELNKLQQMTSQSISVSDEIEQIVADLRRVAAPSSEPFVFTKKLKENRELLGAIFKDCGDIEFRNFDAGGKKALIVYLEGMADTSNLERNVIKPLMSQTGPDNPNTGNLAEIFATMKSISEHILGASSVSVLTKASAAIDAVMTGNALLLMDGLSEGLSISAVKYVKRDIGEANNEHILRGPNEAFNEGLPDNIVLVRRRSRDTNLKVQILKIGERTKTSVAVLYVANLVKPGLVQEVERRLGLIKTDKILASAKIEEFIVDHPWSPFPQLQTTERPDKVLAALYEGRVGIIVDGTPATLLVPCTYNVMMQSPDDYTIQPVISSLIRLTRNAAAFIAIYLPAIYVSVVSYHPGMLPTTMAISIAELRARTPFPSFLEAFMMEVLLEVFQEAIVRLPLRLSGAATMLGAFVVGTTVVQAGLINPLLVVVVAITAISSYSMPSYPFNLALRWLRIPMLMLASILGLYGVIIGILAVTIHACSLRSFGESYIGGLFDIDLLSDWKDGIVRLPAKLLKERPKEFGAKDLTRIGEEDG, translated from the coding sequence ATGAAAAGGTTGAAATGCTCTAAGATTCGGAAACTATCAGCGGATAGGCCTGAAGCTTCGGTACAACTAGCTAAAAAAGAATTGAATAAATTACAACAGATGACCAGTCAAAGCATCTCCGTAAGCGATGAGATAGAGCAGATTGTTGCTGATCTTCGTCGAGTTGCGGCACCATCCTCCGAACCCTTTGTTTTTACGAAAAAATTGAAAGAAAACAGGGAATTATTAGGAGCTATTTTTAAAGATTGCGGTGATATTGAATTTCGTAATTTTGATGCGGGCGGAAAGAAAGCACTAATCGTTTATCTTGAAGGTATGGCTGACACTTCTAATCTAGAAAGAAATGTAATTAAGCCGCTGATGAGCCAGACGGGACCTGATAATCCGAATACAGGTAACCTAGCTGAAATTTTTGCTACGATGAAAAGTATTTCAGAGCATATCTTGGGTGCTTCTTCTGTAAGTGTTTTAACCAAAGCTAGTGCAGCAATTGATGCAGTGATGACGGGAAATGCTCTTCTTTTAATGGATGGTCTTTCTGAAGGTTTGAGCATTTCTGCTGTTAAATACGTGAAACGTGATATTGGCGAAGCGAATAATGAACATATTTTAAGAGGACCCAATGAAGCCTTTAATGAAGGTCTTCCAGACAATATTGTTTTGGTACGCCGCCGCTCTCGGGATACCAATCTTAAAGTGCAGATATTAAAAATAGGGGAACGGACGAAGACTTCTGTTGCCGTACTGTATGTAGCAAATTTAGTGAAACCAGGCTTAGTGCAAGAGGTAGAGCGCCGCCTAGGATTGATCAAAACGGATAAAATATTAGCTTCAGCTAAGATTGAGGAATTTATCGTAGATCATCCTTGGTCACCTTTTCCCCAGCTTCAAACAACAGAAAGGCCAGACAAAGTTCTTGCGGCATTATATGAGGGCAGGGTAGGAATTATCGTAGATGGTACACCTGCTACACTATTAGTTCCCTGTACGTATAATGTGATGATGCAATCTCCGGATGATTATACAATACAACCAGTAATCTCCAGTCTCATTCGCTTGACTAGAAATGCGGCAGCCTTTATTGCTATTTATCTACCAGCTATTTATGTTTCTGTAGTTTCATACCATCCAGGAATGTTACCGACTACTATGGCGATTTCTATTGCAGAACTGAGGGCTCGTACTCCTTTTCCTTCTTTTTTAGAAGCTTTTATGATGGAAGTCTTACTAGAAGTGTTTCAAGAGGCTATCGTTCGTCTACCCCTAAGATTGTCTGGTGCCGCCACTATGCTTGGTGCATTTGTTGTTGGGACCACAGTAGTGCAAGCAGGGTTAATTAACCCATTGCTAGTAGTCGTTGTTGCGATTACCGCCATTTCTTCTTACTCTATGCCTTCTTATCCCTTCAATTTGGCCTTGCGTTGGCTGCGAATTCCCATGCTGATGTTAGCATCTATATTAGGATTATATGGAGTCATAATAGGAATATTAGCGGTAACAATACATGCATGTTCTCTGCGTAGTTTTGGTGAATCCTATATTGGAGGATTGTTTGATATTGATCTTTTATCCGATTGGAAAGATGGTATAGTCAGGCTGCCTGCTAAATTACTAAAAGAAAGGCCTAAAGAATTTGGTGCTAAGGATCTAACGAGGATTGGTGAGGAGGATGGCTAA
- a CDS encoding SpoIID/LytB domain-containing protein — protein sequence MGFKKWYLIATLVIGVLLMSGCSLLKTPQSKPDQQTPPPANQKQAIQGNEPDITVFMHETGEKKTMKMEEYIAGVVAGEMKNDWPVEALAAQAILARTFTVQAIEEKGGVPARGTQASTDIKEFQAYDGKSVNDRVKKAVEMTRGMIATYQGKPIHAWFHASAGGITATAKEGLNFKDEEPPYIQSVNSPDELAPSDVQNWTASFTKKEMMEVMTKMGKTAATIESVEIGKKGPSGRATTLLINKTLEVSAPEVRVGLGSTKLKSMLLDKVEVSGETIVFTGKGYGHGVGLSQWGANNLAAKGKKPEEIIGQYFKDVTIEKRWN from the coding sequence ATGGGATTTAAAAAATGGTATCTAATTGCAACATTAGTAATCGGTGTGCTTTTGATGAGTGGTTGCTCTCTCTTAAAAACGCCTCAGTCCAAGCCGGATCAACAAACTCCGCCGCCTGCTAATCAGAAGCAAGCGATACAAGGGAACGAACCTGATATTACTGTCTTTATGCATGAAACAGGGGAAAAGAAAACCATGAAGATGGAAGAGTATATAGCAGGTGTAGTCGCAGGGGAAATGAAAAATGACTGGCCAGTAGAGGCTTTAGCAGCACAAGCTATATTGGCAAGGACATTTACGGTACAAGCCATAGAAGAAAAGGGAGGTGTACCGGCAAGGGGAACACAAGCATCTACAGATATTAAGGAATTTCAAGCCTATGATGGGAAATCAGTAAATGATCGTGTTAAAAAGGCAGTTGAAATGACACGAGGAATGATAGCTACCTATCAAGGCAAACCAATCCATGCTTGGTTTCACGCTTCTGCCGGTGGTATCACAGCAACGGCGAAAGAAGGGCTTAACTTTAAGGATGAGGAACCTCCCTACATTCAATCTGTTAACTCTCCTGATGAACTAGCTCCTAGTGATGTACAAAATTGGACGGCTTCTTTCACGAAAAAAGAAATGATGGAAGTTATGACAAAAATGGGGAAAACGGCTGCTACTATCGAAAGTGTAGAGATTGGAAAAAAAGGACCTTCAGGCCGTGCAACCACATTACTAATTAACAAAACTTTAGAAGTTTCCGCACCAGAGGTAAGGGTAGGACTGGGCAGTACAAAACTTAAATCCATGCTGTTAGACAAGGTAGAAGTTAGCGGTGAAACGATAGTCTTTACCGGTAAGGGGTATGGTCATGGAGTAGGATTATCCCAATGGGGGGCAAATAATTTAGCAGCGAAAGGCAAGAAACCTGAGGAGATCATTGGACAATACTTCAAGGATGTAACAATTGAAAAACGTTGGAACTAA
- a CDS encoding endospore germination permease translates to MANLEVKKHMSAGQLAIVVFVTCIGAQIMLTPRGLIAEVKNGAWISVLLGGMFFYTATYFMLRLGKQYPDETIVEYAPRIFGRIGGGIVIFWFNLLFYMQVITIFYGVGRIITFYMFDRTPPEVVVLALLVVCTYCALQDWGTILRIQQFLFVIAYSILILVWLTSILNFQPENMLPLWPLDIKGVTLGSFTTWGMYSGYECVLLLLPLVYRKVSLAKLAKTVGVAFVGLSIVFMLIIVLTIGVLTVEDAKNLPFPSLIVIRSVELPGTFLERLENYLLVTWIPVVFDTLAAMMFFMAEVCMRQWRHADHRPILLMLVPIIYIGAMLIDTPQVNEILGKFTMWLGLSFSFGVVPTALLLTWWKKSKVGKDCG, encoded by the coding sequence ATGGCTAATCTAGAAGTAAAAAAACATATGTCTGCAGGGCAGTTGGCAATTGTAGTATTTGTAACTTGTATAGGTGCTCAAATTATGCTGACGCCTCGTGGTCTAATTGCCGAAGTTAAAAATGGTGCATGGATCAGTGTCCTATTGGGGGGAATGTTTTTTTACACCGCTACTTATTTTATGCTAAGGCTGGGAAAGCAGTATCCGGATGAGACCATAGTAGAATATGCGCCAAGAATTTTTGGGCGTATTGGCGGCGGCATTGTAATTTTCTGGTTCAATTTGCTATTTTATATGCAGGTTATCACAATATTCTATGGTGTAGGTAGAATTATAACCTTCTATATGTTTGATAGAACGCCACCCGAGGTAGTAGTTTTGGCTTTATTGGTAGTATGTACCTATTGTGCATTGCAAGATTGGGGAACAATTCTGCGTATACAGCAGTTTTTATTTGTAATTGCTTATAGCATATTAATTTTGGTTTGGTTAACTAGTATCTTAAATTTTCAGCCAGAGAATATGTTGCCCTTATGGCCATTAGATATAAAGGGAGTGACTTTGGGGAGCTTTACCACATGGGGGATGTATAGTGGGTATGAGTGTGTACTCTTATTACTTCCTTTAGTCTATCGAAAAGTGAGCCTTGCTAAATTAGCTAAAACGGTTGGCGTGGCTTTTGTAGGGCTTAGTATCGTATTTATGCTTATCATTGTGCTTACCATTGGAGTATTAACGGTGGAAGATGCCAAGAATTTGCCGTTCCCATCTCTAATTGTCATTCGTAGTGTGGAATTGCCAGGTACATTTTTGGAACGTTTGGAAAATTATTTACTAGTAACCTGGATACCTGTCGTATTTGATACCTTGGCAGCGATGATGTTTTTTATGGCGGAAGTATGTATGCGGCAGTGGCGGCATGCTGATCATCGCCCAATTCTATTAATGTTGGTACCAATAATCTACATAGGCGCTATGTTAATTGATACTCCGCAAGTAAATGAAATACTGGGGAAATTTACAATGTGGCTAGGTTTATCATTTTCTTTCGGCGTCGTGCCCACGGCTCTTCTGCTTACTTGGTGGAAAAAAAGTAAGGTAGGTAAGGACTGTGGCTAA
- a CDS encoding Ger(x)C family spore germination protein codes for MAKKKWIACVLILFVCIMISGCWDMRELQDRNFVLAVAIDKADDVKEVETFVQPHGSKRYRVSLQILKLAAGAEQKDESRTFIKSNTGESMFEMIRDMLGQSSKSLWFEHLQVLIISDAVLKEVDLGEILDFFKRDSEMRSRIKVYVTSGKARPIIEFSPPSKEPGGVFLANLSRLHLKNLHVTASRTDLGYTVQHLDNKSDVILPRIEMVDKVVKLGGSAVFKKDRFIGYVDEYAVAGSKMMLGTEKSAVVTIDSPKTPGHQIVFELFRHDTTLTPHVENGSIYFTDDITMYGNIGEIQGDINVNDAMDPEYLRILEVAFAEEIKRNIYYTEKVLKKEMKVDAVGRFASKLKAHEPETWEQVKDQWDELYPTIPLYVSVNVTIRNIGSHK; via the coding sequence GTGGCTAAAAAGAAGTGGATTGCTTGTGTACTAATACTTTTTGTATGTATTATGATCTCTGGTTGTTGGGATATGCGAGAATTACAGGACCGCAATTTTGTATTAGCAGTGGCAATTGATAAGGCAGATGACGTGAAAGAAGTAGAAACCTTTGTACAACCCCATGGTAGCAAACGCTATCGAGTGAGTTTACAGATATTAAAGTTAGCTGCAGGTGCAGAGCAAAAGGACGAATCTAGGACTTTTATCAAATCCAATACAGGTGAGTCTATGTTTGAGATGATTCGAGACATGTTAGGCCAAAGTAGCAAGTCTCTCTGGTTTGAACATTTACAAGTGCTTATTATTAGTGATGCAGTGTTAAAAGAAGTAGACTTAGGAGAAATTCTGGATTTTTTTAAACGGGATTCGGAAATGCGCTCTCGGATTAAAGTCTATGTTACGTCTGGGAAGGCTCGCCCCATAATTGAATTCAGCCCTCCATCAAAGGAACCTGGTGGTGTCTTTTTAGCCAATCTTAGTCGCCTGCATCTTAAAAACCTTCATGTTACCGCATCACGGACTGATCTTGGTTATACGGTTCAGCATTTAGATAATAAAAGCGATGTTATTTTGCCGCGAATCGAAATGGTTGATAAAGTGGTAAAGCTAGGCGGTTCTGCTGTATTTAAAAAGGATAGGTTTATTGGTTATGTAGATGAGTATGCTGTAGCAGGTTCTAAAATGATGTTAGGCACGGAAAAGTCAGCTGTTGTTACAATTGATTCGCCTAAAACCCCTGGGCATCAAATTGTTTTTGAGCTTTTTCGTCATGATACAACGCTAACACCTCACGTGGAAAATGGATCCATTTATTTCACCGATGATATTACTATGTATGGAAATATTGGAGAAATTCAAGGTGATATTAATGTAAATGATGCAATGGACCCAGAATATCTCCGAATACTGGAAGTAGCTTTTGCGGAAGAAATTAAGCGAAATATTTACTATACAGAAAAGGTTTTAAAAAAAGAAATGAAGGTAGATGCTGTCGGCAGGTTTGCCAGCAAATTAAAGGCCCATGAGCCGGAAACTTGGGAGCAAGTAAAAGACCAATGGGATGAGCTATATCCTACCATTCCCTTATATGTTTCTGTTAATGTAACAATAAGAAATATTGGTAGCCATAAGTAG
- a CDS encoding GerAB/ArcD/ProY family transporter gives MNSYHTGKLGLMDGVGLVFWLVIPRLFLSTISNLIQENGQILWLAEVVYTVIPLLVFFMMVYVSKYATGDILIVLQKLVGELGAWFILLIYSVMFLSNSALTLRLYAEYTLETALPQVEFQLVIVWYVITVGVICYLGIEALTRTGYIVFPFLLGGLVLILLMLIPFYIGYNLTPWQGYGFFRVITSGVNGAGYNFGVLSLIFLAPAFQNVQTIKKAALYALCGAGVLRISFSLVYIMVFGVLGSEKTMPLFELARLVYLNQYIQRIEALFIIGWVILGLLAVAGGLYVALYLIAMLLKLPTLRPIVPLGALIIGNLAMLPPDIGYTLKVDQYLLAALDIGIYVFPTLLFSMALWKRRKEGCTSV, from the coding sequence ATGAATAGCTATCATACGGGGAAGTTAGGTCTAATGGATGGTGTAGGACTAGTTTTTTGGCTTGTAATTCCTCGGCTATTTTTGTCTACCATTTCAAATCTAATTCAGGAAAATGGGCAGATTTTGTGGCTAGCAGAAGTTGTATACACAGTAATACCTTTATTGGTTTTTTTTATGATGGTTTATGTGAGCAAATATGCAACTGGAGATATTCTTATTGTATTACAGAAGCTAGTAGGGGAGCTGGGAGCATGGTTTATACTCTTAATCTACAGTGTTATGTTTCTGAGTAATAGTGCCTTGACCTTGCGTCTATATGCAGAATATACCTTAGAGACTGCTTTGCCTCAGGTAGAATTCCAATTGGTGATCGTTTGGTATGTTATTACTGTTGGCGTTATATGTTATTTAGGTATAGAAGCATTGACGCGTACGGGTTATATTGTTTTCCCATTCTTACTCGGTGGACTTGTTTTAATATTACTTATGCTTATTCCTTTTTATATTGGCTACAATTTAACTCCTTGGCAGGGGTATGGCTTTTTTCGCGTGATTACTTCGGGAGTCAATGGCGCAGGTTATAATTTTGGCGTATTGTCCCTAATTTTTTTGGCGCCTGCATTTCAAAATGTACAAACCATAAAAAAAGCGGCGCTTTATGCGTTATGTGGCGCAGGGGTATTACGAATTAGTTTTAGTTTGGTCTACATAATGGTTTTTGGAGTTTTAGGATCGGAAAAGACGATGCCCCTTTTCGAATTGGCACGTTTAGTTTATCTCAATCAGTATATTCAACGGATTGAAGCTTTATTTATCATAGGTTGGGTAATCTTGGGGTTATTAGCAGTTGCCGGTGGTTTATACGTCGCATTATATTTAATTGCCATGTTACTCAAATTACCGACATTAAGGCCTATTGTGCCTTTAGGAGCGTTAATTATTGGAAATTTGGCCATGCTTCCTCCTGATATTGGTTATACCCTTAAAGTAGATCAATATTTACTAGCGGCACTTGATATTGGTATATACGTTTTTCCTACACTGTTGTTTAGCATGGCATTGTGGAAAAGGAGGAAGGAAGGATGTACCTCCGTTTAA
- the yabP gene encoding sporulation protein YabP: MGIDDKTPTWRHQILLVDREEITIDGVSSLGSYDEKEVIMETEQGLLLIKGEGLNIKQLNLDKGNIVVDGVIKSLSYDDSSHAKKGLLERFLK, translated from the coding sequence ATGGGGATCGATGATAAAACACCTACATGGCGTCACCAAATACTTTTAGTTGACCGTGAGGAAATAACAATTGATGGTGTTAGCAGCTTGGGAAGTTACGACGAAAAAGAAGTCATTATGGAAACAGAACAGGGGTTATTGCTGATAAAAGGGGAAGGGCTTAATATTAAACAGCTAAATCTAGATAAGGGTAATATTGTGGTGGATGGCGTAATTAAAAGTCTTTCTTATGACGATTCTTCTCATGCGAAGAAAGGATTGTTAGAACGGTTCTTAAAATAA
- a CDS encoding Ger(x)C family spore germination protein produces the protein MDLLSYLGHSTISKWCKVCLGCIFTITISMFIGGCWDQKELQERHFVLAVGIDKADEGEDAKQEKDKKSLESFIQPHGDKLYRLSFQILQLTPASSGGEGGRKASVSTYVISSTGESMFEMLRDMLGQVSKGFWFEHIQAIVISEEAVKQEGLQPIIDLFRRDTEMRWLIKPLITSGKAKKLLEFKPPSGEPGGLFLARSLHLYKKNPHMPGWNSGLGETSQAIDNKKTVQISRVELEGDMIKLGGTALFKEGKFVGYIDEYATKGTAFFSASEKSAIITIECPDHPGKILAFELFLHETKLTPHINGEEIYFTLDIRMKGNLGENQCGDHFDAMDEEELHKVEILVAEEVKHNILYAFHSYQHLQTDPGDFAGKLKAHQPLAWERVKEHWNEEQFPNISLIPSVNVIIENIGGHK, from the coding sequence GTGGATTTGTTATCTTATTTAGGACATTCTACAATTAGTAAATGGTGTAAGGTTTGTTTAGGATGCATTTTTACTATTACGATCAGTATGTTTATTGGCGGTTGTTGGGATCAAAAGGAACTGCAGGAAAGACATTTTGTGTTGGCGGTGGGCATTGATAAAGCGGATGAGGGGGAAGACGCAAAGCAGGAAAAAGATAAAAAGTCTCTTGAAAGCTTTATACAGCCTCATGGTGATAAGCTCTACCGTCTTAGTTTCCAAATACTACAGCTAACACCTGCAAGTAGCGGTGGCGAGGGAGGAAGAAAAGCGTCAGTATCAACTTATGTTATTTCCAGTACGGGTGAGTCTATGTTTGAAATGCTGAGGGATATGTTAGGACAAGTAAGTAAAGGCTTTTGGTTTGAACACATTCAGGCCATTGTCATTAGCGAAGAAGCTGTCAAGCAGGAGGGATTACAGCCTATAATTGATCTATTCCGCAGGGATACGGAAATGCGCTGGTTAATAAAACCTCTAATTACTTCCGGTAAGGCGAAAAAACTTTTAGAGTTTAAGCCTCCTAGCGGTGAGCCAGGAGGGCTATTTTTGGCCCGTAGCCTACATTTATACAAGAAAAATCCTCATATGCCAGGTTGGAATTCAGGTTTAGGAGAAACTTCACAAGCAATTGATAATAAAAAAACAGTGCAGATAAGTCGGGTTGAGTTGGAAGGGGATATGATAAAGCTAGGTGGAACAGCTTTATTTAAGGAAGGTAAATTTGTTGGGTATATAGATGAGTATGCTACTAAGGGAACGGCCTTTTTTAGTGCCTCAGAAAAGTCGGCTATTATTACGATTGAATGCCCTGACCATCCAGGAAAGATACTTGCTTTTGAGCTTTTTCTCCATGAGACAAAGCTCACTCCCCATATCAACGGAGAGGAGATTTACTTTACCCTGGACATTAGGATGAAAGGTAATCTTGGTGAAAACCAATGTGGGGATCATTTTGATGCAATGGACGAGGAAGAACTTCATAAAGTTGAGATATTAGTAGCAGAGGAAGTAAAACATAATATATTATATGCTTTTCATAGTTACCAGCATCTACAAACCGATCCAGGAGATTTTGCGGGTAAACTAAAAGCACATCAGCCATTAGCCTGGGAACGAGTAAAAGAGCATTGGAATGAAGAACAATTCCCCAATATTTCCTTAATACCTTCTGTTAATGTGATAATAGAGAATATAGGGGGACACAAATAA